The genome window atatatatatatatatacacacacatacacacacccccacccccacccaggAAATGCTCATCTGCCTGGAGCTTGGCCTCTTCTGCTGGTAACTAAGTGATGCACAGATTGCAGTGGGTGTAATGAAATGCAGTGCCTGCAATCAATAACattgtgaagaaaaataaagttaCAGAATAAGAGCCTGGAGCCTGGCTGGGGCAGTCTGGCTTCTGAACGGTCTTGCAAGAACGACATGCAACAGAAAGCAGCATTACTGGGTGAACAGGACGGCATGGTTTATTATCCACGAGTTTTACTGCTGCTAGAGATTCCAAGGAGTGCAGAGCTTTCCTACTTTTACAGTTGTGCAGAGCCTGATTGTTAAAGACACACTGAAACCTCGACTGAGTCGAACTGCAAGGCAATGGGAGCCTGCTTGCAATCTGCTTTCAGACAGGACCTGCAAAACCTCGACTGAACCGAACTGCACTGCAATGGGAGCCTGCTTGCTATCTGCTCTCAGTCACGACCTGTGAAGAGCAATCGTTGCTGAAAGGTGTCTCGTTTTGTTGCAGCAGTTTCTAAAGTAAAGtgtctcaaagaaaaaaaaacacccccaacATGGTCTCCTCCTGGGTCTGCTGCTGAGGTTCACGATCCTTCTGATCTACTGGCTCATCAGAagagaaaaaagggaaaagggTTTCTGTAGTAATTTCAGCACCCTGTATACACCAGTCCTTGACAGGGGCCTGGATAACGTCAGTTCACATACATAGCTGCCCGAACACTCACCATCTCAATTATTTTATGTGTCAGGGTACAGAGGTACATAGGGGATGTAACAGGACGGGACAGAATCCAACCCAAACACAGCAGTAAAAAGTTGCCCAGCTGGTTTTATCAGTGAAAATGATAAGCCAGGCACAGTTAAAGTCTTATTCCGAGCATTTCAAATGAAGGGGGCGCTGTCAGATAATCACGCTGTGTTAAATGCCAGAACAGAATCGtcagttcatttaaaaacaagcacagatCAGCAGGGACAGGGTCCCTACTGAACCCCACAGGGCCTGCCTGACCAGGCTGGTTTCCCTCTTTCAGATGCTGGCTGGGTCGGGGGCTGGCGTGACCCCAGGGGGGGGTGTGGTGTCCCCGGTCAGGGGTGTCTCCTGGCTCGTACCCTGCTCGCGCTCCGTTTCGAGCTCTTTGTCCCCCGTGCCGGTGGCGGGCGCAGGGCCCGGGGAGGTCAGGGTCCGGCCGGAGACGCGGTACGCCGCCTGCAGCTCCTGGACCCGCTCGGCTGTCGGCTCCCACTTGGCGAAGCCGGCAGAGTTCTggaggaagaggacggcagtgcCGTGGACTGCCTTGTAGTACATCTCCTccctgagacacacagacagacacgagGGGGGTCAGTCACTGCAGCAAAGAGGGCAACACCCAGGATACAGTTTACAGAGAACACCGCTTACAAAAacttctcagtttgcttgccttattTTCAAAAAGTCCATTACAGGTTCATTACCTTCAGCGTCAGAAGCACGTTAGTGGATGGAAACCATGTGCATTAATGTCTGGATATACAGACCCTGCTTAGCCATAATCACCGATTACCTTCCCTAAATGATCAATAGTCCAAGATCAGTGCCGGTCAGGATGATCACACACTTCACTTTTCCTGCAGTGCAGTTTTTCTTGGTTCCTGTTTAGAAAGGGCTCTCCCGAGCCTCGCTGAGCCTCACCTCTTGCATGTGTGCTGGGAGCCGCTCCGGTACTCGTGCTCGAAGGCCGGCACGGTGAGCTGGTGCCTCTTGAAGCGGCTGGACTCCATGCGGGTGAGCGCGGGCGTGGGGGGGTCGCGCCACTCTGGGACGAACACGATGAAGGACAGCG of Polyodon spathula isolate WHYD16114869_AA unplaced genomic scaffold, ASM1765450v1 scaffolds_518, whole genome shotgun sequence contains these proteins:
- the LOC121308179 gene encoding mRNA (2'-O-methyladenosine-N(6)-)-methyltransferase-like; amino-acid sequence: MFGGGVHEGTGLQGALPVPVFEALHKHFGVSFECFASPLNSYFKQFCSAFPDCDGYFGSRGPFLSFSPVSGSFEANPPFCEELMDAMVSHFEDLLERSSEPLSFIVFVPEWRDPPTPALTRMESSRFKRHQLTVPAFEHEYRSGSQHTCKREEMYYKAVHGTAVLFLQNSAGFAKWEPTAERVQELQAAYRVSGRTLTSPGPAPATGTGDKELETEREQGTSQETPLTGDTTPPPGVTPAPDPASI